A genomic stretch from Mycobacterium paraterrae includes:
- a CDS encoding DNA polymerase ligase N-terminal domain-containing protein, whose amino-acid sequence MALSNHRPHRRTGQSPAARGRQTQRRRTGERGPRFVIQHHQARQGYYDFRLEIDGTVVSWDIPRGAEVNPQERRMARRNADLPLGEVDADIAEEDERVVVWDCGTYANKTGHEMTVCLGRGHLSFLLHGEKLNGCYALTRIREGEQETWLLVKRRDDVADEMSRLNR is encoded by the coding sequence ATGGCTTTGAGTAACCACCGGCCGCATCGGCGGACCGGACAAAGCCCCGCGGCCCGGGGACGTCAGACACAACGGCGGCGAACGGGCGAGCGAGGGCCCCGCTTCGTCATTCAGCACCACCAGGCGCGTCAGGGCTACTACGACTTCCGTCTGGAAATCGACGGAACGGTGGTGTCGTGGGACATTCCCCGCGGCGCGGAGGTCAATCCGCAAGAACGGCGAATGGCCCGCCGCAACGCGGATCTTCCACTGGGCGAAGTCGACGCCGACATCGCCGAAGAAGATGAGCGGGTCGTCGTCTGGGACTGTGGCACTTACGCCAACAAGACCGGGCACGAGATGACGGTGTGCCTGGGTCGTGGGCATTTGTCTTTCCTGTTGCACGGCGAGAAACTCAACGGCTGTTATGCCTTGACCCGGATCCGGGAGGGCGAACAGGAGACATGGCTGCTGGTCAAGCGTCGCGACGACGTTGCCGACGAAATGAGTCGCCTCAATCGGTAG
- the coaE gene encoding dephospho-CoA kinase yields MLRIGLSGGIGAGKSTVSSTFSELGGVVVDGDVISREVVEPGTEGLAKLVEAFGEQILSDDGSLNRPALAAIAFSDEDKRQTLNGIVHPLVGKRRSELIAEAGHDAVIVEDIPLLVESGMAPMFPLVIIVNADEELRVKRLIEYRGFTEQDARARIKAQATEEQRRAVADVWLDNTGSAEELVEQARTLWRQRILPFEQNLDGGEAARAQPVLVPYDQSWPDQARRIAARLSTACGHRAVRIDHIGSTAIAGLDAKDVIDMQVTVASLDDADALAEALNGVGYVHLPITSDEAKPDVRSTVAEFDHADDASLWQKRIYASADPGRPTNVHLRVDGWPNQQFALLFVDWLRANAAARERYLAVKRDAERGTDYVAVKEPWFVDAYRDAWAWADESGWRPTEPD; encoded by the coding sequence GTGCTGCGCATTGGTCTGTCCGGCGGAATCGGCGCCGGAAAGTCGACGGTGTCCTCGACCTTCAGCGAGCTCGGCGGGGTCGTCGTCGACGGCGACGTGATCTCCCGCGAGGTCGTCGAGCCGGGCACTGAGGGGCTGGCCAAGCTTGTCGAGGCGTTCGGCGAGCAGATCCTGTCCGACGACGGCTCGCTGAACCGGCCGGCGCTGGCCGCGATCGCGTTCAGCGACGAGGACAAGCGCCAGACGCTGAACGGCATCGTGCATCCGCTGGTGGGTAAGCGCCGATCGGAGCTGATTGCCGAAGCCGGCCACGATGCGGTGATCGTCGAAGATATCCCGCTGCTGGTGGAATCCGGTATGGCGCCGATGTTCCCGTTGGTGATCATCGTCAACGCCGACGAGGAACTACGGGTCAAGCGGCTGATCGAGTATCGCGGCTTCACCGAACAGGACGCCCGCGCCCGGATCAAGGCGCAGGCCACCGAGGAACAACGGCGCGCGGTCGCCGATGTCTGGCTCGACAACACCGGCAGCGCAGAGGAATTGGTGGAGCAGGCGCGCACACTGTGGCGACAGCGGATCCTGCCGTTCGAGCAGAACCTCGACGGCGGCGAAGCGGCCCGCGCGCAACCGGTCCTGGTGCCCTACGACCAGTCCTGGCCGGACCAGGCACGTCGCATCGCCGCGCGGCTGAGTACTGCCTGCGGCCATCGTGCCGTGCGGATCGACCACATCGGGTCGACCGCAATTGCGGGCCTCGACGCCAAGGACGTCATCGACATGCAGGTCACCGTCGCTTCGCTCGACGACGCCGACGCGTTGGCCGAAGCCTTGAACGGCGTCGGCTACGTCCACCTTCCGATCACCTCGGACGAGGCGAAACCGGACGTCCGCAGCACCGTTGCCGAGTTCGACCATGCCGACGATGCGTCGTTGTGGCAGAAGCGAATTTACGCCTCGGCCGATCCGGGCCGGCCCACCAATGTTCACCTGCGGGTCGACGGCTGGCCTAACCAACAGTTCGCCCTGTTGTTCGTCGACTGGCTCAGGGCCAATGCTGCCGCCCGCGAGCGATATCTGGCCGTCAAACGCGACGCGGAACGTGGGACCGACTATGTCGCGGTGAAGGAACCGTGGTTCGTGGACGCCTACCGCGACGCGTGGGCGTGGGCGGACGAGTCCGGGTGGCGCCCTACGGAGCCGGATTAG
- the rpsA gene encoding 30S ribosomal protein S1: MPSPTVTSPQVAVNDIGSSEDFLAAIDKTIKYFNDGDIVEGTIVKVDRDEVLLDIGYKTEGVIPSRELSIKHDVDPNEVVSVGDEVEALVLTKEDKEGRLILSKKRAQYERAWGTIEALKEKDEAVKGTVIEVVKGGLILDIGLRGFLPASLVEMRRVRDLQPYIGKEIEAKIIELDKNRNNVVLSRRAWLEQTQSEVRSEFLNQLQKGAIRKGVVSSIVNFGAFVDLGGVDGLVHVSELSWKHIDHPSEVVQVGDEVTVEVLDVDMDRERVSLSLKATQEDPWRHFARTHAIGQIVPGKVTKLVPFGAFVRVEEGIEGLVHISELAERHVEVPDQVVAVGDDAMVKVIDIDLERRRISLSLKQANEDYTEEFDPAKYGMADSYDDQGNYIFPEGFDAETNEWLEGFDAQRTEWEARYAEAERRHKMHTAQMEKFAAAEAEEAARPQSSSSSSDDAPTGGSLASDAQLAALREKLAGSA, from the coding sequence ATGCCGAGTCCCACCGTCACCTCGCCGCAAGTAGCCGTCAACGACATTGGCTCGAGCGAGGACTTTCTCGCCGCCATCGATAAAACAATCAAGTACTTCAACGATGGCGACATCGTCGAAGGGACCATCGTCAAGGTCGACCGGGACGAGGTTCTCCTCGACATCGGCTACAAGACCGAAGGCGTCATTCCTTCCCGCGAACTGTCCATCAAGCACGATGTCGACCCCAACGAGGTCGTTTCCGTGGGCGATGAAGTCGAAGCCCTGGTCCTCACCAAAGAGGACAAAGAAGGCCGCCTGATCCTGTCCAAGAAGCGCGCTCAGTATGAGCGTGCCTGGGGCACCATCGAGGCTCTCAAGGAGAAGGACGAGGCCGTCAAGGGCACCGTCATCGAGGTCGTCAAGGGTGGTCTGATCCTGGATATCGGCCTGCGCGGCTTCCTACCGGCATCGTTGGTCGAGATGCGCCGGGTCCGCGATCTGCAGCCGTACATCGGCAAGGAGATCGAGGCCAAGATCATCGAGCTGGACAAGAACCGCAACAACGTGGTGCTGTCCCGTCGCGCCTGGCTGGAGCAAACCCAGTCTGAGGTGCGCAGCGAATTCCTCAACCAGCTGCAGAAGGGTGCCATCCGCAAGGGTGTGGTGTCCTCGATCGTCAACTTCGGCGCGTTCGTGGACCTCGGCGGTGTCGACGGTCTGGTGCACGTGTCCGAGCTGTCCTGGAAGCACATCGACCACCCGTCCGAGGTTGTCCAGGTCGGCGACGAGGTCACCGTCGAGGTGCTCGACGTGGACATGGATCGCGAGCGGGTTTCGTTGTCGCTCAAGGCGACTCAGGAAGACCCGTGGCGCCACTTCGCCCGCACCCACGCCATCGGCCAGATCGTGCCCGGCAAGGTCACCAAGCTGGTGCCGTTCGGTGCCTTCGTCCGCGTCGAAGAGGGCATCGAAGGTCTGGTGCACATCTCCGAGCTGGCTGAGCGCCACGTCGAGGTGCCCGACCAGGTGGTCGCCGTCGGTGACGACGCGATGGTCAAGGTCATCGACATCGATCTCGAGCGTCGTCGGATCTCGCTGAGCCTCAAGCAGGCCAACGAGGATTACACCGAAGAGTTCGACCCTGCCAAGTACGGCATGGCCGACAGCTACGACGACCAGGGCAACTACATCTTCCCCGAGGGCTTCGACGCCGAAACCAACGAGTGGCTGGAAGGCTTCGACGCCCAGCGCACCGAGTGGGAGGCCCGCTACGCCGAGGCCGAGCGCCGGCACAAGATGCACACCGCGCAGATGGAGAAGTTCGCCGCTGCCGAGGCCGAAGAGGCCGCCCGCCCGCAGTCCAGCAGCTCGTCGAGCGACGACGCGCCCACCGGTGGCTCGTTGGCCAGCGATGCGCAGCTCGCCGCCCTGCGGGAGAAGCTGGCAGGCAGCGCCTAA
- the polA gene encoding DNA polymerase I: MLLDGNSLAYRAFYALPAENFKTQGGLTTNAVYGFTAMLINLLRDEAPTHVAAAFDVSRQTFRSDRYPEYKANRSTTPDEFRGQIDITKEVLAALGITVLAEPGFEADDIIATLTTQAEKEGYRVLVVTGDRDSLQLVTDDVTVLYPRKGVSELTRFTPDAVLEKYGLTPAQYPDFAALRGDPSDNLPGIPGVGEKTATKWISEYGSLQALVDNVDSVRGKVGDALRAHLSSVVLNRELTDLVRDVPLAQTPDTLRMQPWDRDQIHRLFDQLEFRVLRDRLFDTLAAVEPEVDEGFDVRGGALEPGEITQWLADHAADGRRAGLAVVGTHLPYDGDATALAIAAADGDGAFIDTTTLTAEDDKALAAWLADAGQPKALHEAKLAIYDLAGRGWTLTGITSDTALAAYLVRPGQRSFALDDLSLRYLRRELRAETSEQQQLSLLDDSEGVDEQAVQTAVLRARAVVDLADALDAELDRIDSTKLLAEMELPVQRVLAAMEAVGIGVDLDQLSTLQSDFGDQIRDAAEAAYSVIGKQINLGSPKQLQVVLFDELEMPKTKRTKTGYTTDADALQTLFDKTGHPFLQHLLTHRDVTRLKVTVDGLLNSVAGDGRIHTTFNQTIAATGRLSSTEPNLQNIPIRTDAGRQIRDAFVVGGGYTELMTADYSQIEMRIMAHLSRDEGLIEAFNTGEDLHSFVASRAFGVPIEEVTGELRRRVKAMSYGLAYGLSAYGLSAQLKISTEEAKEQMEQYFARFGGVRDYLHNVVEQARKDGYTSTVFGRRRYLPELDSSNRQVRESAERAALNAPIQGSAADIIKVAMIEVDKAIADAGLASRMLLQVHDELLFEVAEGEREQLEALVRDKMGGAYPLDVPLEVSVGYGPSWDSAAH, encoded by the coding sequence ATGCTGCTGGACGGCAACTCGCTGGCATATCGCGCTTTCTACGCCTTGCCCGCCGAGAACTTCAAAACGCAGGGCGGGCTCACCACCAACGCGGTCTACGGGTTCACCGCCATGCTGATCAACCTGCTGCGCGACGAGGCGCCCACGCACGTGGCCGCCGCCTTCGACGTGTCCCGGCAGACATTCCGCTCCGACCGCTACCCGGAATACAAAGCCAACCGTTCCACCACGCCCGACGAGTTCCGTGGCCAGATCGACATCACCAAGGAAGTCCTTGCCGCCCTTGGCATTACGGTGCTGGCCGAACCGGGCTTCGAGGCCGACGACATCATCGCCACCCTGACCACGCAGGCCGAGAAAGAGGGTTACCGGGTCTTGGTCGTCACCGGTGACCGCGATTCACTGCAGCTGGTCACCGACGACGTCACCGTGCTCTACCCGCGGAAGGGGGTCAGCGAACTCACCCGCTTCACCCCTGACGCGGTCCTCGAGAAATACGGTCTGACGCCCGCCCAGTACCCGGACTTCGCCGCGCTGCGGGGCGACCCGAGCGACAACCTGCCCGGCATTCCCGGCGTCGGCGAGAAGACCGCGACCAAATGGATCAGCGAATACGGCTCGCTGCAGGCGCTGGTCGACAACGTGGATTCGGTGCGAGGCAAGGTCGGTGACGCGTTGCGTGCGCACCTGTCCAGCGTGGTGCTCAACCGCGAACTCACCGACTTGGTCCGCGACGTGCCGCTGGCCCAGACGCCGGACACGCTACGAATGCAGCCTTGGGACCGCGACCAGATCCACCGACTGTTCGACCAGCTCGAGTTCCGGGTTCTGCGCGACCGGCTGTTCGACACGCTGGCCGCCGTCGAGCCGGAGGTGGACGAGGGCTTCGACGTCCGCGGGGGAGCGCTGGAACCCGGCGAAATCACGCAATGGCTGGCCGACCACGCCGCCGACGGCAGGCGCGCCGGCCTCGCGGTTGTCGGCACCCACCTGCCCTACGACGGTGACGCGACCGCGCTGGCCATCGCCGCCGCCGACGGTGACGGCGCCTTCATCGACACCACGACGCTGACCGCCGAGGACGACAAGGCATTGGCGGCGTGGCTTGCCGACGCCGGCCAGCCCAAGGCGTTGCACGAGGCCAAGTTGGCGATCTACGACCTCGCGGGGCGGGGCTGGACGTTGACTGGAATCACCTCCGACACCGCGCTGGCCGCCTACCTGGTCCGCCCGGGCCAGCGCAGCTTCGCCCTCGACGATCTGTCGCTGCGCTACCTCCGTCGCGAGCTGCGCGCGGAAACATCGGAGCAGCAACAGCTTTCGCTTCTTGATGACAGCGAGGGCGTCGATGAGCAGGCCGTGCAGACCGCGGTGCTGCGTGCCCGCGCCGTCGTCGATCTGGCCGACGCGCTGGACGCCGAACTGGACCGCATCGACTCCACCAAGCTGCTGGCCGAGATGGAGTTGCCGGTGCAGCGCGTGCTGGCCGCCATGGAGGCCGTCGGCATCGGTGTCGATCTGGACCAATTGAGCACACTGCAAAGCGATTTCGGCGATCAAATCCGCGACGCCGCCGAAGCGGCCTACAGCGTGATCGGCAAACAGATCAACCTCGGCTCGCCGAAACAGCTCCAGGTGGTGCTGTTCGACGAGTTGGAAATGCCGAAGACCAAGCGAACCAAAACCGGTTACACCACCGATGCGGACGCGCTGCAGACGCTGTTCGACAAGACGGGGCATCCGTTCCTGCAACATCTGCTGACGCACCGCGACGTCACCCGGTTGAAGGTGACGGTGGATGGCCTGCTGAATTCCGTTGCGGGCGACGGCCGGATCCACACGACCTTCAACCAGACGATCGCGGCCACCGGTCGGCTCTCGTCGACCGAGCCCAACCTGCAGAACATCCCGATCCGGACCGACGCGGGGCGCCAGATCCGCGACGCGTTCGTGGTCGGCGGCGGTTACACCGAGCTCATGACCGCGGACTACAGCCAGATCGAGATGCGGATCATGGCGCACCTTTCACGCGACGAAGGCCTCATCGAGGCCTTCAACACGGGGGAAGACCTGCACTCCTTCGTCGCGTCGCGGGCGTTCGGCGTGCCGATCGAGGAAGTGACGGGCGAACTGCGGCGCCGGGTCAAGGCGATGTCCTACGGGCTGGCTTACGGCCTGAGCGCCTACGGGTTGTCCGCCCAGCTCAAGATCTCGACTGAAGAAGCCAAGGAACAGATGGAGCAGTACTTCGCCCGCTTCGGGGGCGTGCGCGACTATCTGCACAACGTCGTCGAGCAGGCCCGCAAAGACGGCTACACGTCCACCGTCTTCGGACGGCGCCGCTATCTGCCCGAGCTCGACAGCAGCAATCGCCAGGTCCGTGAGTCCGCCGAGCGCGCAGCACTCAACGCCCCGATCCAGGGCAGCGCCGCCGACATCATCAAGGTGGCGATGATCGAGGTCGACAAGGCCATCGCCGACGCGGGACTGGCCTCGCGGATGCTGCTCCAGGTGCACGATGAGCTGTTGTTCGAGGTCGCCGAGGGCGAACGTGAGCAACTCGAGGCGCTGGTGAGAGACAAGATGGGCGGCGCGTACCCGCTTGACGTGCCGTTGGAGGTTTCCGTGGGCTACGGACCCAGCTGGGACAGCGCCGCGCACTGA
- a CDS encoding Zn-ribbon domain-containing OB-fold protein — protein MPEVTSPEPAIDGWFATDDAGQSHLIGSKCPKCGTYVFPPRENNCPNPACDSDALEAVALSRRGKLWSYTENRYPPPKPYPAPDPFEPFAIAAVELADEGIIVLGKVVEGTLAADLKVGMEMELATMTLYTDDDGVERLVHAWKPAD, from the coding sequence GTGCCCGAGGTCACCAGCCCAGAACCGGCAATCGACGGATGGTTCGCCACCGATGACGCCGGACAGTCCCATTTGATCGGCAGCAAGTGCCCGAAGTGCGGCACCTATGTGTTCCCGCCGCGCGAGAACAACTGCCCCAATCCGGCCTGCGACAGCGACGCACTAGAGGCCGTCGCATTGTCGCGGCGCGGAAAGCTGTGGAGCTACACCGAGAACCGCTACCCGCCGCCGAAGCCCTACCCCGCCCCGGATCCGTTCGAGCCGTTCGCGATCGCCGCGGTCGAGCTCGCCGACGAGGGCATCATCGTGCTCGGCAAGGTGGTCGAGGGCACCCTGGCCGCCGACCTGAAAGTCGGCATGGAGATGGAGCTGGCCACCATGACCCTGTACACCGACGACGACGGCGTCGAACGTCTCGTCCACGCGTGGAAGCCTGCTGATTGA
- a CDS encoding lipid-transfer protein codes for MSTPEPLYILGAGMHPWGKWGRDFTEYGVVAARSALAEAGLDWRQIQFVAGADTIRNGYPGFIAGSTFAQKLGWNGVPVSSSYAACASGSQALQSARAHILAGFCDVALVIGADTTPKGAFAPVGGERKNDPDWQRFHLIGAMNPVYFALLARRRMDLYGATAEDFAQVKVKNSQHGLQNPNARYRKESSIEDVLASPVVSDPLRQLDICATSDGAAALIVASAEFTRKHLGSLDGVPSVRAVSTVTPQYPQHLPELPDIATDSTAVAPAPERVFKDQILDAAYAEAGIGPEDVSIAEVYDLSTALELDWYEHLGLCPKGEAEALLRSGATTIGGKVPVNPSGGLACFGEAIPAQAIAQVCELTWQLRGQATGRQVENAKVGVTANQGLFGHGSSVIVAR; via the coding sequence ATGAGTACTCCCGAACCGCTGTACATCCTCGGCGCCGGCATGCACCCGTGGGGCAAATGGGGCCGCGACTTCACCGAGTACGGCGTCGTCGCCGCCCGGTCCGCGCTGGCCGAGGCCGGCTTGGACTGGCGGCAGATCCAGTTCGTCGCCGGCGCCGACACCATCCGAAACGGCTACCCGGGCTTCATCGCCGGGTCGACGTTCGCGCAGAAGCTCGGCTGGAACGGCGTGCCGGTCAGCTCGAGTTACGCCGCGTGTGCCAGCGGCTCGCAGGCGCTGCAGAGCGCCCGCGCGCACATCCTGGCCGGGTTCTGCGACGTCGCGCTGGTGATCGGCGCCGACACCACGCCGAAAGGCGCATTCGCCCCGGTCGGCGGTGAGCGGAAAAACGACCCGGATTGGCAGCGCTTCCACCTGATCGGGGCGATGAACCCGGTGTACTTCGCCCTGCTGGCCCGCCGCCGGATGGACCTCTACGGCGCGACGGCCGAGGACTTCGCTCAGGTGAAGGTGAAGAACTCTCAGCACGGCCTGCAGAACCCGAACGCCCGCTACCGCAAGGAATCCTCGATCGAGGACGTGCTGGCAAGCCCCGTCGTCAGCGACCCGTTGCGGCAGCTCGACATCTGCGCCACCTCCGACGGCGCGGCCGCGCTGATCGTCGCCAGTGCCGAGTTCACCCGCAAACACCTCGGCTCCCTAGACGGTGTGCCGTCGGTGCGGGCGGTCAGCACGGTCACCCCGCAGTACCCCCAGCACCTACCCGAATTGCCGGACATCGCAACCGATTCCACCGCCGTGGCTCCTGCCCCCGAGCGGGTGTTCAAGGACCAAATTCTCGACGCGGCGTACGCCGAAGCCGGTATCGGTCCCGAGGACGTCAGCATCGCCGAGGTCTACGACCTGTCGACCGCCCTGGAACTCGACTGGTACGAACACCTGGGGCTGTGCCCGAAGGGCGAGGCCGAGGCGCTGCTGCGCAGCGGCGCCACCACGATCGGCGGCAAGGTGCCGGTCAACCCGTCGGGCGGGCTGGCCTGCTTCGGCGAGGCGATCCCCGCGCAGGCCATCGCGCAGGTGTGCGAGTTGACCTGGCAGCTGCGCGGTCAGGCGACCGGCCGGCAGGTGGAGAACGCCAAAGTCGGCGTCACGGCGAACCAGGGTCTGTTCGGCCACGGCTCCTCGGTGATCGTCGCGCGCTAG
- a CDS encoding VOC family protein: MLGHLGINVPDLALAKRYYGELMPCVGFELFLDADDQVAFRPAGGKPGTYLFVYPSTEVGGYSRHRAGLQHLAFMVKTRSAVRDVHALVTRLGGVVVHEPQSFPQYPPPYFATFWLDPFGIMLEAVCHYDRD; encoded by the coding sequence ATGCTCGGGCACCTCGGGATCAACGTGCCCGACCTCGCGCTGGCGAAGCGGTACTACGGCGAGCTGATGCCGTGTGTCGGTTTCGAGTTGTTCCTGGACGCCGATGACCAAGTCGCGTTTCGCCCTGCCGGTGGGAAACCGGGAACGTATCTTTTCGTCTACCCGTCGACTGAGGTGGGCGGCTATTCCCGACACCGAGCGGGCCTGCAGCACCTGGCATTCATGGTGAAAACCCGCTCCGCGGTGCGCGACGTGCATGCGTTGGTCACCCGCCTTGGCGGCGTGGTCGTGCACGAGCCGCAGTCGTTCCCGCAATACCCGCCGCCGTATTTCGCGACATTCTGGTTGGACCCGTTCGGCATCATGCTCGAGGCGGTGTGCCACTACGACCGGGACTGA
- a CDS encoding ANTAR domain-containing response regulator, with protein sequence MCCMTDDDTRPPHRVLIAEDEALIRLDLSEMLREEGYEIVGEAGDGQEAVELAEQLRPDLVIMDVKMPRRDGIDAASEIAGKRIAPIVVLTAFSQRDLVEKARDAGAMAYLVKPFTISDLIPAIELALSRFSEIRALEREVETLSDRLETRKLVERAKGLLQANQGMTEPEAFKWIQRAAMDRRTTMKHVAEVVLETLDTPKDAKS encoded by the coding sequence ATGTGCTGCATGACCGACGACGACACTCGCCCCCCGCACCGGGTCCTGATCGCCGAGGATGAGGCGCTGATCCGGCTGGACTTGTCCGAGATGCTGCGCGAAGAGGGCTACGAGATCGTCGGCGAGGCCGGCGACGGGCAGGAGGCCGTCGAGCTGGCCGAACAACTGCGGCCCGATCTGGTGATCATGGACGTCAAGATGCCCCGCCGCGACGGTATCGACGCCGCCTCCGAGATCGCCGGCAAGCGCATCGCGCCGATCGTCGTACTGACCGCGTTCAGCCAGCGCGATCTGGTGGAGAAAGCTCGTGACGCGGGCGCAATGGCCTACCTGGTCAAGCCGTTCACGATCTCGGACCTCATTCCGGCAATTGAGCTGGCGCTCAGTCGATTCAGCGAAATTCGGGCACTGGAGCGCGAAGTCGAGACGCTGTCCGACCGGCTGGAAACCCGCAAGCTCGTCGAGCGGGCCAAGGGCCTGCTGCAGGCCAATCAGGGCATGACCGAACCCGAGGCGTTCAAGTGGATTCAGCGGGCGGCCATGGATCGCCGCACCACGATGAAGCACGTCGCCGAGGTCGTCCTGGAAACCCTTGACACACCCAAGGACGCGAAAAGCTGA
- a CDS encoding tyrosine-type recombinase/integrase: MTAFKRGVRAGVEDRWHRPARSGERVSWPADQTDGPTWCIDAKHGNSGTLVCSARHGQGKRWLARWVARDGQERTKAFDRKADAQKHIEEMTVAVSTGTYSDPRRSAVTFGVIAEAWFATKAQRAPKTVAGYREVLDNVILPKWGPEPLSDVTHEGIQTWITWLSTNPAARQHVRKSDPNAGLSASRVIQTHQLVNQIFGYAIRAKYVAVNPATDIELPSKPQSTDLALTHDQVRQLAKEMTAAEDAIRHRSDTAAPRTTPEALGTMVRLLAYAGLRFGECAALLVGDVDIKKRRILVGKSITRVRGQGLVLGETKTHARRSAPILTTALADELKQWVAGRDASEFLFPGPDGEAMTVGWFRARFDKAVAKLGVEGVTPHTLRHSAGSLALASGASVVTVQKLLGHLNATTTMNRYSHMLPDDFDRLAAAMDKATSSP; this comes from the coding sequence GTGACGGCTTTTAAGCGCGGCGTTCGCGCAGGTGTTGAGGACCGCTGGCACCGGCCAGCGCGTAGCGGTGAACGGGTCTCCTGGCCCGCCGATCAGACCGATGGCCCTACGTGGTGCATCGACGCCAAGCACGGCAACTCGGGCACGCTGGTCTGTTCGGCTCGGCACGGCCAGGGCAAGCGATGGCTAGCCCGGTGGGTGGCCCGCGACGGCCAGGAGCGCACCAAGGCATTCGACCGCAAGGCGGACGCCCAAAAGCACATCGAGGAAATGACCGTCGCCGTAAGCACCGGCACGTACTCTGACCCGCGGCGCTCCGCGGTGACGTTCGGGGTGATCGCTGAGGCATGGTTCGCCACCAAAGCCCAGCGGGCACCGAAAACGGTTGCCGGGTACCGGGAAGTCTTGGACAACGTGATCCTGCCCAAATGGGGGCCGGAGCCGTTGAGTGACGTCACCCACGAAGGCATCCAAACGTGGATTACGTGGCTGTCCACCAATCCCGCTGCGCGCCAGCATGTTCGCAAAAGCGACCCAAACGCCGGCCTTTCCGCGTCGCGAGTCATTCAGACTCATCAGCTTGTCAATCAAATTTTCGGCTACGCGATCCGGGCGAAATATGTGGCCGTCAACCCGGCCACCGACATCGAGTTGCCCAGCAAGCCGCAGAGCACGGACCTCGCCCTCACTCATGACCAAGTGCGGCAGCTTGCGAAGGAGATGACCGCGGCTGAGGATGCGATCCGGCACCGCAGCGACACTGCCGCGCCCCGGACGACGCCGGAGGCGCTCGGCACGATGGTTCGTCTCTTGGCCTACGCGGGTCTACGATTCGGCGAGTGCGCCGCCCTACTAGTGGGCGATGTCGATATCAAAAAGCGCCGCATTCTCGTCGGCAAGTCCATTACCCGCGTTCGCGGGCAGGGCCTGGTCCTTGGTGAAACGAAAACGCACGCACGCCGAAGCGCCCCAATACTGACCACTGCACTCGCGGACGAACTGAAACAGTGGGTCGCTGGGCGTGATGCGTCGGAGTTCCTGTTCCCCGGCCCCGACGGCGAAGCCATGACGGTCGGGTGGTTCCGCGCTCGGTTCGACAAGGCGGTCGCCAAGCTCGGCGTCGAGGGGGTCACGCCCCACACGCTCCGCCACTCGGCGGGTTCGTTGGCGCTGGCCTCCGGAGCGTCGGTCGTCACCGTGCAAAAACTCTTGGGTCATCTGAACGCCACGACCACCATGAACCGCTACAGCCACATGCTCCCCGACGACTTCGACCGCCTCGCGGCGGCGATGGATAAGGCCACTAGCTCTCCGTAG
- a CDS encoding helix-turn-helix transcriptional regulator, translating into MTTRFDSDLLTTEEVAALTRKSPATIRWMKHVGTGPRSGKLGRRVVYRRSDVQAWIDAAFEGDNEA; encoded by the coding sequence ATGACAACGCGATTCGACTCCGACCTGCTGACAACCGAAGAGGTTGCCGCCCTCACCCGCAAATCGCCAGCCACCATCCGTTGGATGAAGCACGTCGGCACCGGCCCTCGCTCCGGCAAGCTGGGACGCCGGGTGGTCTACCGTCGCAGCGACGTGCAGGCGTGGATCGACGCGGCGTTCGAGGGTGATAATGAAGCCTGA
- a CDS encoding helix-turn-helix domain-containing protein, whose amino-acid sequence MTFSKLLWHKELRGCDMKPSAYRVLMTVFDYTDENGQGAYPGNDRLAADTCLSLSTVKDALKDLVAEGWLRRECRGGRSGSGAHWAAEYALTTPWEMSSGEFESSTGEFTPCQPVNSRRVNSQKWRSQQPAGNPPPDHYSPDQLSDHLPDHVCSAHG is encoded by the coding sequence ATGACATTCAGCAAGTTGCTCTGGCACAAGGAACTTCGCGGCTGCGACATGAAGCCCAGCGCCTACCGCGTGCTGATGACCGTGTTCGACTACACCGACGAGAACGGGCAGGGCGCGTACCCCGGCAACGACCGCCTGGCGGCTGACACCTGCCTATCGCTGTCCACAGTCAAGGACGCGTTGAAAGACCTTGTGGCTGAGGGATGGCTGCGCCGGGAGTGCCGCGGCGGGCGCAGCGGCAGCGGCGCGCACTGGGCAGCCGAGTACGCCTTGACGACACCGTGGGAGATGTCATCGGGTGAATTCGAGTCCTCAACAGGTGAATTCACGCCATGTCAACCGGTGAATTCAAGGCGTGTCAACAGTCAGAAATGGCGCTCTCAACAGCCAGCCGGTAACCCCCCACCAGATCATTACTCACCAGATCAACTATCAGATCATTTACCAGATCATGTGTGCAGCGCGCACGGTTGA